A window of Flammeovirga kamogawensis genomic DNA:
CGTCAATTTCTTCCCAATGCGAAATTGTAAAATATCTTTCCCAATCTGTTAAAAACGGTATACCAGCTACACAAAAAGAAATTCTACTATCTAAAGCTGTTGTAATCATGGCCAACCCGCCACCTTGGGAAGCACCAACAATTGCAATTCTAGATTTATCAACATCATCTCTAGTCATTAAGAAATCCATTGCCCTAATACAATCAAGGTAAATTCCTTTGTAATAAAATTTATTCTGATCTTCTAAACCTCTGTTCCACATTTTATAATGCCTTGGACCTGTATTGTCAGAATTACCATGATCACGCACATTAAATGAGAAGACAATCATGTCATCATATTTATCTTGAGGTTCTAGACTCACAGTGTAGCCAGGTACTTCTAAGATTGTTGGATAAATGCCTTTTTTCTTTGGTACTTCTAACCAACCTCTTACTGTTATTCCATCCGTACTTTGCATTTCCACCTCAAAAAGGTTTGTTTTTGCACTCTTATCCCTTTTAACTTTTTTCAGTTTATAATTCGGTGCTACTGCCGCTAATTCCTTTAAATTATCTTCCCAAAACTGATCAAAATCTTTTGGTTTACGTAATGGTGAACTAATATTTTCCGGATGAGTACCAACAACCGTATACAGTTCTTGTTCTTCTCCTTGATATGTAAATTTGGCTGTTACTCTAAAGAACCCATCTTTCTTAAAACGATAGATGGGGCAATAAGCAGACAGTATAGAGTCTCCTTTTACTTTATAAGGAAATTGTAGCGATTTAAGAGGGGTTCCTTCATCATCTGTGATTACCCAATGTATTTTTAAATCTACATCTTCAGAGGTTTTGTTCTCTATTTGTGCATGGATTTGTAATAAACGATCTGGAAACATTCCCTCATTATGCGGTACTAGTTGTATTGATAGTTTAGTGTTTGTTTCTTCTTGTGCAAAGGCTGTAAAATTTACCACTGTAAAACACAAGGCTAATAAAATTAGGAGATTTTTTTTCATGTTTTTGAATTAATAAAGAGTCACCTCAATTTACCCAATTGAGGTGACTGATACTATAAAATATTCGTCTTATAAACAGCTATTAATTTAACATAAATCAACAGCAAGAATGATGTTATTTCATTACTACTTCTTGATAAATTTAAGTGGTGCTGCATAGCCTTCCACTTTAATTAAATACACACCTTTTGATAGGTTTTGAATCTGAATTTCAGTGCCTTTACCATTTAGTTGCTGTACTCCTTGTACATTGTAAACTTTATAAGTTGGCATTTCATTCTCCATTCCATCTATTGAAAATTTCACTCTATCAACCGATGGGTTTGGATAAATTGTATACTTTAATTCTTGCTCTAAACTCTTCTTAATCAGTTTTTGTCTTCCATTGCTAGATGCTAATTGCATTTCTGCTAAATCAAATTCTACTGTAGAGCTATTTAATGCCTCTAAAATGACATTAATATGCCAAGTTCCTTCTGGTGCTGGTATTGTTGTTAAGATAATTTGTTTCCAATCAGCATCTAAATCAAAAACATCAACACTACCTGCTTCTATCACTTCTTGCCCTTGATTTCTAAATTCATATTTTAATCTTCCTCGTGATCCACTTTGTGTTCTTGCATATACTGATAAATCAAATACATCTCCAACATTAGCAGGAGCTGCATGCATAACACCATAAGTTGGAGGGCATACTAAATAGCTTGTCCCATCATAAGCATCTGTTTTATCTGCTGCGTATTCTGGAAAAGACCAGGTTGCAAAAGGTCTCCAACCATCCGCAAACCCATCTATTAAAGAAGATTCAAAACTACCATTTCCTAAAGAGCCATAAGGTGCAATAGAAGACAATTCGCTAGGTGTTGGTGCTGGTAAGTTTAATTCATTTGCGATATGTGCAGCTAAAATATTTGCAAAACCTGCATGTTCATTTACAACTGTATGATAATCGCTCCAATACCAAGGGAATTTCACAAACGACATATTTGTATCTCCGTTTGCAATTCTTTCAGCAACAAAATCGCCAACATAATCTGCAGGTTCTCCAAAGGCCCACCCTTTAGAATTTGCCATTACAATATGAGCATTTGGGTAATGTGTTCTTAATGTAGTTACTAATTCATTCCAACTGCTTCTCATTACTGCTTCCGTTACACCAGAATAATAATCATTCGCTCCTAAATTAATAACAACTACATCTGGAGTAAATCCCCAATAGTTATTCTCAAAATCCCATTTGTTTACTCTTTGGTTTCCTCCTGTAATATGAATTTTATCGTAATGATCTTTTAAATCTAACTTACGTACAGCATCAGTTACGCCATGTCCACCTGCAGAAAAATTAGAAACTTCTGCATTCAACATTCTGGCCGTCATTGCTGGGTATGTATAATACCCTCCAGATAATCGTGCATATCCTTCATCTCTTACATCCCAAGCTGACCAACCTGCTGCATTACTATCTCCGTAATATTCTATTTTAAGTGAGGGTCTAGCCGAAGGAGGTAAAAGTCCTGTACCATTCTTAATTGTAAAACCTTTAAAAGTAACCTTAGTATCGTATTCGTTTACTTTTACAATCTCCAATGTATGGTTTCCTGCAGAAAGGTTATTTGCTAAAGTAAACACCTGATTTTTAGCGGTAACTTTTATGATTTCTCTGTTATAAGGATCTGCATTTCCATCTACAATAATATATAGAAAACTATTTCCTAATGTGTTAGAAAATGTACCTTCTACTTCTGTTCCATTAAAATTAATTTTTATTGATGTACTTGGAAGACTAAAAACAGGAGCATCTGGGGTCTTCATTGTCATTCTTCCAGAATACTGAATATAGTTGTTTGATGGAGTGACATTGATAGTCTGTGCGATAACAGTACTTTGTAATGCAAAAAGCACTACAACAATCAAAAAATTTGTAATTGTGTTCATAGTTAATTTTAAATTGTAGAGAATATGAGCTTGGTTAAAATATCCTCGTGTAAATTAATTCATTCCAATAAATTATAGCATTCTAGAATTGCCGGCATTTAGTCTAGTTGCTATTTACTTTGTTATAAAACAGTTCTTTATATTAAATTCAGAAGGTAAAATCACTTACCTAAATCTTTGTTCTTAGTTGAGTTGCTTGTAACAGATATAGCTTCCATTGCTACTGCATCAAACTTTACTTTATTGTTTACTCCTGCCTTTAAAACAACATTTATTTGCCAAGTGCCTAACGGAGCTTCTTCAGATAGAAACTGTACTTTTGTCCAGTTACTTGTAACCGTACACACCTTATTATGTTTTGTAATTACTTGCTGTGCTTGGTTTCTAAATTCATAACCTAAAATTCCAGTACCTTTCGTTCCTTTTACCCACACAGAAATTAAATATTTATCTCCTTTTTGTGCTTTTACTGCTTGATGAATCCCTCCATTTTCTTCACACTCAACATAAGCCTTTCCTTCTTTTGCATTAGATGTATTGACTATAGTTTTTGCTTCTGCAGAAGAAATTGGACGCCATCCATCTGGTCTTATTTTTAAAATACTGCTTTCAAAAGAGGTATTCCCTAACAGTTCTCCTTCTTTAGGAAAACATGAATATTGATTTGGTTTTGGCTTATCCCATCCTTTTACTTTAGCAATATGTGCTGCTAGAATATCTGCAAAACCTGCTTGTTCTGAAATAACTGCATGATCTGGCCCCCACAACCAAGGAAATTTGACATAAGAAATATTGTGTTCTCCATTTAATTGAAAATCTTTAATCATTTCCTTTATGTAATCAGTCGGTTCGCCAATAGCCCAACCTTCTGAATTTGCAAGTACAATGTGTGTATTTTGATAATGCGTTCTCAATAAATAAGTAACAAAGCGTTTCCAGCTTTCAATTTGCTCGGCTTTGGTTGCCCCATTATAAAAGTCGTTTGCTCCTAAATTGATAACTACAACATCTGGTTCTTTATTGATATAATTGTTTTCAAAATCCCAATAATTAGTAGATGGGTTATCTGTTTTAATATGGATTTTATTATAATATCTTGACAGGTCTCTTTCTCCCATTTTTGGTGTTATTCCGTACCCTCCTGCAGAGAAGTTGACATATTCTGCATTTAATGCTCTTGATACAAATCCTGGATAAGTAAAATAACCTTCACTTTCGTTATCACCTCCTTGGTCTCTGTCGTTCCATGCCGACCAACCCGAAGGGTTTGAATCTCCATAAAACTCTATAAATCTTTTTGGTTTTGCCTTTAAAGCGTATGTGTTATTTGAGGGAATATCAAACCCATAAAAAGAAACCATACTCCAATACTCGCTTACTTTAACAAGTTCTACAGTATGAAAAGTGTCTGATAAATTCGTTGCAATTTCGTAGCTTTTTTTTGTACCTGAAACCTCTATTATAGTTCTATTGTATGGTGTAGCTTTTCCATCAACAATTACATATAAATAGCTTTTGCCATTACCATCAAAATTATTACTTGATAAAACCGCATTGATGGCCGTTCCTTTAAAGCGAACTTTAATAGCACTACTTGGCATACTAAAAGTAGGAACTTTCGGGTTAGAAAATTCGATACGTCCAGTGTACTGAAGATGTGGATTATCAGGGTAAATATTAATTGTTTGTGCTGTTACAATTCTAGAGAAGAAAAGTAACAACACAATTAGATCAAAGAGTTTCATATGAGAGCTTATTTAGATATTACATAAGTTGTAATAGACTTAGGAGTAATCACTACAGGTGCATTAACCTCTTGTTCTCCTATATATTCTAGGTTTTTAGAAGAAGATGTTTGGTACATTTTCATCTCTTGATTATCCATTGCCTCTCCATCAAAATTAAAATTGATGGTATACTCGTAATCGTTATAATTGACCAGAACTAAAACAACTTTACTTCCATCTGAAGTTGCATATGCAGACGCCATAATTCTTTTTTGAGTAAAAGGATCATCGTTCGTTTTACCAAACAATTGATTTATCTCAACTCTATACATTCCTTTATCGATAAAGCGACTATAATTGCCCATTGCATAAAGCATTTTAGAAGTTTGGTAACTACCTCCAGTTTCAGATTTATCTATATAAATAAGCCCATCTTTATAATCATATGGGCTTGCTGCAATCCACCATTGCCAAG
This region includes:
- a CDS encoding acetylxylan esterase encodes the protein MKKNLLILLALCFTVVNFTAFAQEETNTKLSIQLVPHNEGMFPDRLLQIHAQIENKTSEDVDLKIHWVITDDEGTPLKSLQFPYKVKGDSILSAYCPIYRFKKDGFFRVTAKFTYQGEEQELYTVVGTHPENISSPLRKPKDFDQFWEDNLKELAAVAPNYKLKKVKRDKSAKTNLFEVEMQSTDGITVRGWLEVPKKKGIYPTILEVPGYTVSLEPQDKYDDMIVFSFNVRDHGNSDNTGPRHYKMWNRGLEDQNKFYYKGIYLDCIRAMDFLMTRDDVDKSRIAIVGASQGGGLAMITTALDSRISFCVAGIPFLTDWERYFTISHWEEIDEFLAAHPSKNWNDVLDVLSYFDSKNLMHKIKVPVSMSIGLQDDVCPPATSFSAYNRITSPKKYFIDQTQGHWVTYEKWDSQFEEIRAYFKMNKVK
- a CDS encoding GDSL-type esterase/lipase family protein, with product MNTITNFLIVVVLFALQSTVIAQTINVTPSNNYIQYSGRMTMKTPDAPVFSLPSTSIKINFNGTEVEGTFSNTLGNSFLYIIVDGNADPYNREIIKVTAKNQVFTLANNLSAGNHTLEIVKVNEYDTKVTFKGFTIKNGTGLLPPSARPSLKIEYYGDSNAAGWSAWDVRDEGYARLSGGYYTYPAMTARMLNAEVSNFSAGGHGVTDAVRKLDLKDHYDKIHITGGNQRVNKWDFENNYWGFTPDVVVINLGANDYYSGVTEAVMRSSWNELVTTLRTHYPNAHIVMANSKGWAFGEPADYVGDFVAERIANGDTNMSFVKFPWYWSDYHTVVNEHAGFANILAAHIANELNLPAPTPSELSSIAPYGSLGNGSFESSLIDGFADGWRPFATWSFPEYAADKTDAYDGTSYLVCPPTYGVMHAAPANVGDVFDLSVYARTQSGSRGRLKYEFRNQGQEVIEAGSVDVFDLDADWKQIILTTIPAPEGTWHINVILEALNSSTVEFDLAEMQLASSNGRQKLIKKSLEQELKYTIYPNPSVDRVKFSIDGMENEMPTYKVYNVQGVQQLNGKGTEIQIQNLSKGVYLIKVEGYAAPLKFIKK
- a CDS encoding GDSL-type esterase/lipase family protein, translating into MKLFDLIVLLLFFSRIVTAQTINIYPDNPHLQYTGRIEFSNPKVPTFSMPSSAIKVRFKGTAINAVLSSNNFDGNGKSYLYVIVDGKATPYNRTIIEVSGTKKSYEIATNLSDTFHTVELVKVSEYWSMVSFYGFDIPSNNTYALKAKPKRFIEFYGDSNPSGWSAWNDRDQGGDNESEGYFTYPGFVSRALNAEYVNFSAGGYGITPKMGERDLSRYYNKIHIKTDNPSTNYWDFENNYINKEPDVVVINLGANDFYNGATKAEQIESWKRFVTYLLRTHYQNTHIVLANSEGWAIGEPTDYIKEMIKDFQLNGEHNISYVKFPWLWGPDHAVISEQAGFADILAAHIAKVKGWDKPKPNQYSCFPKEGELLGNTSFESSILKIRPDGWRPISSAEAKTIVNTSNAKEGKAYVECEENGGIHQAVKAQKGDKYLISVWVKGTKGTGILGYEFRNQAQQVITKHNKVCTVTSNWTKVQFLSEEAPLGTWQINVVLKAGVNNKVKFDAVAMEAISVTSNSTKNKDLGK